In Gopherus evgoodei ecotype Sinaloan lineage chromosome 10, rGopEvg1_v1.p, whole genome shotgun sequence, a single window of DNA contains:
- the KNOP1 gene encoding lysine-rich nucleolar protein 1, giving the protein MIINEEGASVCEETTQKKKKKKVKCTGSQTVIKIEEDLQSDMQAETKVKKKKCGAEEDSDQLNLSKKKKKVGSKLKKGACSDSPVTLESSSEAEPVKEIKEESKVFKKKSKKGHGLSLLPLENNQDSDQSLPKKYTIHSQENTVTDKKHRESISQDCEDDNEVTKKKKIKKEREISSLPVIEILDSDHEISNKNLKKKNKATLQEKALAGKKHGKDIAQNSAGESDVMKKKNKKKKKDKHDSLPLAGNQDNDHGVSEENLSTRVFRKNQETNSQENTFIRKKQKENSVQNSESDREVTKRKKKSKDVSSLTCEDNQDQSHGISNKHLPGKQKVKSQEKALAGKKHREYSEDDSEVTRKKKKKIQKEEEEVTEPVNLTDEDGEISEGEKITPIKSNRKNKKKKPKPMEDLAVDNIDEGLRENNDVHCDNKGKKRNKQGTQNCTEEPRLKKKKVTVKTEKEAMECKDDVTVVKERKGNCDEINIDKVRRQALQEEIDRESGKTKVFRNKVESQDIKFGQWSTATFESSDQKTKFLKLMGGFKKGPASSQDPPGTTEKPNMALNRKGEETLKQNLQMEFEKAVNLKQHRGIGLGFQPIANKKVYIDKYISKSIKFED; this is encoded by the exons ATGATAATAAATGAAGAGGGAGCGAGTGTTTGTGAGGaaacaacacaaaaaaagaaaaagaaaaaagtgaagtgCACTGGGAGTCAAACTGTCATCAAAATTGAAGAAGACCTTCAATCTGACATGCAAGCAGAAACTAAGGTGAAGAAAAAGAAATGCGGAGCAGAAGAGGATTCAGATCAGTTAAATCTTagtaaaaagaagaagaaagttgGCTCCAAATTAAAGAAAGGAGCATGTTCGGACAGTCCTGTGACACTAGAAAGCAGTTCAGAGGCTGAGCCGGTAAAAGAAATAAAGGAGGAATctaaagttttcaaaaaaaagtcaaagaaagGCCATGGTCTTTCCTTGTTACCGTTGGAGAATAATCAAGACAGTGATCAATCCCTTCCAAAGAAATACACAATTCATTCTCAGGAAAATACAGTCACTGATAAAAAACACAGAGAGAGCATCTCCCAGGACTGTGAGGATGACAATGAAGTAACCAAGAAAAAGAagataaagaaagagagagaaatttcttCCTTACCAGTGATAGAAATTCTAGACAGTGATCATGAAATTTCTaataaaaacctaaaaaaaaaaaataaagccacttTACAGGAAAAAGCACTTGCTGGTAAAAAACATGGAAAGGATATTGCCCAGAACTCTGCAGGAGAGAGTGATGTCATGAAGAAAAAgaataagaagaaaaagaaagacaaacatgactCCCTACCACTGGCAGGTAATCAGGACAACGATCACGGTGTTTCTGAGGAGAATCTTTCAACCCGGGTCTTTAGAAAAAATCAAGAAACCAATTCCCAGGAAAACACAttcataagaaaaaaacaaaaagagaacagTGTCCAGAACTCTGAAAGCGACAGAGAAGTAaccaagaggaagaaaaaaagcaaagatgTTTCTTCCTTAACATGTGAGGACAATCAGGACCAAAGTCATGGAATTTCTAATAAACACCTTCCAGGAAAACAAAAAGTCAAGTCCCAGGAAAAAGCACTTGCTGGTAAAAAACACAGAGAGTATTCTGAAGATGACAGTGAGGTaaccagaaagaaaaagaaaaagattcagaaggaagaggaggaagtaaCTGAGCCTGTAAACCTTACGGATGAAGATGGGGAAATATCTGAAGGTGAAAAGATAACACCAATTAAAAGTAatagaaagaacaaaaaaaagaaacccaagcCAATGGAAGACCTTGCAGTGGATAATATAGATGAGGGACTTCGTGAAAATAATGATGTGCACTGTGACAATAAGGgtaagaaaagaaataaacaggGAACGCAGAACTGTACCGAGGAGCcaagactgaaaaagaaaaaggtcACAGTAAAAACAGAAAAGGAGGCAATG GAATGTAAGGATGATGTAACAGTggtaaaggaaaggaaaggaaactgcGATGAAATAAATATAGACAAG gTTAGACGGCAAGCTCTGCAAGAAGAGATTGATAGAGAATCTGGCAAAACGAAGGTTTTCAGAAACAAAGTGGAATCT CAGGATATAAAGTTTGGCCAGTGGAGCACAGCTACTTTTGAAAGTTCAGACCAAAAAACAAAATTCCTTAAACTGATGGGTGGTTTTAAAAAGGGTCCTGCCTCAAGCCAGGATCCACCAGGAACCACAGAAAAACCAAACATGGCTCTGAACAGGAAAGGTGAGGAAACCTTAAAGCAGAACCTGCAAATGGAGTTTGAGAAAGCAGTAAACTTGAAGCAACATAGAGGAATTGGCCTTGGATTCCAGCCTATTGCCAACAAAAAAGTGTACATAGATAAATATATTTCTAAATCTATTAAATTTGAGGACTAA